In a genomic window of Lacrimispora sp. BS-2:
- a CDS encoding serine hydrolase, whose amino-acid sequence MDSRLTLEKRIEAEIMSYDGKMGIYLDDFHGNVIAVHADEAFETASTIKTYILACLFDEVEKGNKSLEDIIEYREEHVVDGSGVLPALEPGAMLRVKDAAAFMIIVSDNIATNMIIDYLGLDTINRCIKALGCRDTVLHNPLHFDRYDRLGTSTPRDYAGIFTRLAKGELISPTADEKMLEIFKKQHYNSMITKYFPPFYMDSDNTDDILISVASKSGSMDACRNDGGLVFTPYGSYAIVMFHKEFSDAMYYPDNPATVFGARVSRMILDQFLALEGRFLK is encoded by the coding sequence ATGGATTCCAGACTTACGTTAGAGAAAAGAATTGAAGCGGAGATCATGAGTTATGATGGGAAAATGGGGATCTATCTGGATGATTTCCATGGAAATGTGATTGCCGTTCACGCAGATGAAGCATTTGAGACTGCAAGCACCATAAAGACCTACATACTGGCATGTCTGTTTGATGAGGTGGAAAAGGGAAATAAAAGCCTTGAGGACATCATTGAGTACCGGGAAGAACATGTGGTAGACGGAAGCGGTGTGCTTCCTGCCCTGGAGCCGGGAGCAATGCTCAGGGTAAAGGATGCGGCAGCCTTTATGATTATTGTAAGTGATAATATTGCAACCAATATGATCATAGACTATTTGGGACTGGATACTATCAACCGGTGTATCAAAGCTCTTGGCTGCAGGGATACGGTGCTTCACAATCCCCTTCACTTTGATCGGTATGACAGGCTTGGGACCAGCACGCCCAGAGATTATGCCGGCATTTTTACCCGGCTGGCAAAGGGGGAGCTTATCAGCCCAACGGCGGATGAAAAGATGCTGGAAATCTTTAAAAAGCAGCATTATAACAGCATGATCACTAAATATTTTCCTCCATTTTACATGGACAGTGATAATACGGATGATATCCTGATTTCCGTTGCCTCTAAAAGCGGAAGCATGGATGCCTGCAGAAATGACGGCGGTCTTGTGTTTACCCCTTATGGGTCATATGCCATCGTCATGTTCCACAAGGAATTTTCTGATGCAATGTATTATCCGGATAATCCGGCCACCGTGTTCGGGGCAAGGGTCAGCCGGATGATCCTGGATCAGTTTCTGGCATTGGAGGGAAGATTTTTAAAATAA